The Methanosphaera sp. BMS genome contains a region encoding:
- a CDS encoding DUF2115 family protein, which yields MLTEGNLTYDQLKEILQEKADEIKLDDLYELSYLFNDDVKYLPDKYGEDYRKSIVQLMIKRYNLLKNDKKSYPGLVDKDEIAKINELLNREFEDKILNKFNIIIIYTGYFLKEPIHPSSSVFAGLKSISYDGENYYCPIKKHHVENENAICKYCIAKEV from the coding sequence ATGCTGACTGAGGGCAATTTAACATATGACCAACTGAAAGAGATACTTCAAGAAAAGGCTGATGAGATTAAACTGGATGATTTGTATGAATTGTCATACCTTTTTAATGATGACGTGAAATATCTGCCGGACAAATATGGAGAGGATTATAGAAAGTCAATAGTCCAGTTGATGATAAAAAGGTACAACCTATTGAAAAACGATAAGAAATCATATCCCGGATTAGTGGATAAGGACGAAATAGCTAAAATCAATGAACTGTTGAATAGGGAATTTGAGGATAAAATATTAAATAAGTTTAACATAATTATTATATATACAGGATACTTTTTAAAAGAACCAATACATCCAAGCAGCAGCGTATTTGCTGGATTAAAAAGTATCAGCTATGATGGTGAAAATTATTATTGTCCCATAAAGAAGCATCACGTTGAAAACGAGAACGCCATATGCAAGTATTGCATTGCAAAGGAGGTCTGA